TCTTAACCCCGTACTCCCTAAACACCAGCCTAACAACCTCCTCGTCGCCAAGCGAGAAGTTCTGATGCCGAGGCACGGCCCCCATGAAAAAGACATTTATAAAATTGATGCCTACAGCCCACGGCGTAAATAACTTTAATCTCCAGACGAACGAGAAGCCGTGTCGCTCTGGAGACTCATAAGAGGCGAACACGGAGTCCTGGCAGCCCTGGCGTCCACCGCCTCCTACGCCGTGGCGGGCGGGAGAGACCCCTCGGCCATGGCGTTGCTGGCCGCCTCCACCTTCCTAGCCGAAGCCGGCCTCTTCGCCCACAACGACCTGGCGAACCTAGAGGAGGACCGTGTTAACAGGCCAGATGCGCCGCTTGTGAAGGGAGACGTCAGCGTAGAGGCGGCGCGCCTCGTCGCGTACGGGTCGCTGGCCCTCGGCGCCGCTCTGGCGGCTATACTGGGCCCGGCCCCCCTGGCCATATACACGGCGGCCGCGGTCTTCGGCGTGTTGTACAACTCCAGACTCAAGCGGGTACCCCTCGCCGGCAACCTAGTAGTCGCCTTCCTCACATCCATGACCTACATATACGGCATGGCCGCGGCAGGCGCCGCATCGGCTGTCCTCAACCTCCTCTTCGCCTCGTCCCTAGTGGCGAACCTCGGCCGGGAGTTTGTGAAGACGGCCATGGACTACGAGGGGGATTTAAAAGCCGGCGTCACCACCCTGGCGGCCCGCATAGGCCCGGAGAAGACCGCGGCGCTGGGGGCCTGGACCACCGCAACCTCCACGGCCCTCGGCCTGTGGCTGGCGTACGCCTCCCTCTCCGCCGGGCTGTACCTACTCGCGGCTGGCGCCGCGGCCACAAGCGCCATGTTGCTATACCTCTCCATCGAAGCCGCGAGAGGGCGTTGGCGGAGGTTCCGCAACGGCACACTCGCCGCCTTCGGGACGACGCTGGTGGCTCTAGTCGCCGAGGGGCTATGGCGACTATTCTAGTAGACCTAGACGGGACGTTGCTACCCCTCGACGCTTGGAACCCAGTCTTCGCCGAGATCTGCAAGGCGATAGCCGAGAGGGCCGGCGCCCCGCCCGACGAGGTGTGGAGAAGGGCCAGGGAGAAGAACCTCATCCTCATGAGGAGGCTAGACTGGCGGGCATTCGACTGGCAACAGCTCTTCGACGCCGTGGCGGAGGAGCTGGGGGCCGGGAGGGCGCCAAGCGTCCTGGAGGTGCTAGACAAGCACCTACCGCGCTTCCGCCCAACCGACGGCGCCCTGGAGGCTCTGCGGGAGCTGAGGGCCATGGGGCACCGCGTCGAGATAGCCACCAACGGCCACGCCTCCTACCAGCTACCCGTAATCCGGCGCCTAGGCCTCGACGAGATAGTCGACGGAGTGAGGACCTCCGACGCCTATAGATGCCCCAAGACTTGCCCCCAGTACTTCCAAGACGCCGACCTAATGGTGGGGGACAACCCGATCTTCGACGTCTACTTCCCAAAACGCTTCGGCCTACTCGCCATATTCTACGGCGACTGGGAGAGAGAAGCCGCGGAGCACTCCCGACGCCTCGCCATATCTATAGACGCGGTCCGCCCAGACCATGTGGTGAAAAACCTAAAGGAGCTACCAGACGCGGTGAGGCGCGTGCTAGCTCTTAGGTAGACACCAAAGCCCCCTCTCCCTCTGCACGAACCCCCTCTTCCTAAGCATGACGCTGTTGAGATTCTTACCGTAGTACCTCCTAATCTCGGCAAAGGTCAGACAGCCATCCGGCCTCTTGCCGGCCTCCCGAACCACCGCCTCCCAGCCGCCCCCCACCTCCAAGCCCCTCTCCTGCAACTGACGCACCACATCCCTCAACGCCCTCTCCACAGCGCGCGCCACCCTCCTCTCAACGTCGCCCACGCTCCGCGCCACCGCCTCCTCCACAATTTTTACAACCCGCCCTTCCAGGTCAAGCGTAGCTAATACCTCCTCCACAATCTCCCTAATCCTCAGCTTACACGGCTGCTCCAGGAGCTTGATAATGACGTCGTCAAAAGGGGCGTCCGGCCTCGGTAGAAGTCTCCTAAGACGCTCCACCAGCGAGGGATCCCTAACCTCAATATGCATGATCCCACAGTATATAAAACTATATAAAGATTACGACACAGACGGCGGAGGGAAAAGCCAGGCCCCGCTACCAGCTTGTGCACCAGCCGCGCACTAGCAACAGACATGACCGTAAGCCTTAGACATATCAACAGGAGCCGTGTGCCAAATAAGGCGGGTATGTACACGAGTTGGATGAATGGCGAGGAGGAGGGAGTACCACCCTGGAGAGGGGAAAAAGAGGAGGGGATTACTCCTTTATCTCTTCTTTGATCATTTTCTTTGCAAGTGTGTAGATAATGGGGGCCAGCATTATGCCGGCCGCTATCGCGACGCCCCAAGCCACGTTCTGCACCACGTGCGCCGTGTTGGGGAAGTTGGCGAAGATCGCGCCGAGGCCAACCATCAGGAATATGAGGTACAGGAGGAACTTGGCGTAGGGAGCCACGCTTGCGAACTCGCCGTGGTCCTCTACGATGTTCCGCACGATGGTGTGGCCGATGAAGATGCCGGCGCCGATGATGACTGTGCCTAAGATAAGCGGATATACGAGTGGCCCGGTGAAGAGCATTAGGTCAAGCGCCACCGACACGATCAACGCGATCAGCCCGATAAGCAGAAGGTTTCTCAGCATCTCGCCGATCTCCACAAACTGCTTAGGGAACAAGCCCGTCATGAGCTTGCCGATGTAGTCGGTTAGAAGCGCCACCAGAATTACACCAACTGTGAGCAGTATAATGCCGCCGATGAGGCGGGGCAGGTACTGCGCCACCTGGGCCAGCAGAGCCCCGGCCTCTCCCCCTATCCGCAGGTAGCCAATGGCGATGACCACG
The sequence above is drawn from the Pyrobaculum ferrireducens genome and encodes:
- a CDS encoding geranylgeranylglycerol-phosphate geranylgeranyltransferase, yielding MSLWRLIRGEHGVLAALASTASYAVAGGRDPSAMALLAASTFLAEAGLFAHNDLANLEEDRVNRPDAPLVKGDVSVEAARLVAYGSLALGAALAAILGPAPLAIYTAAAVFGVLYNSRLKRVPLAGNLVVAFLTSMTYIYGMAAAGAASAVLNLLFASSLVANLGREFVKTAMDYEGDLKAGVTTLAARIGPEKTAALGAWTTATSTALGLWLAYASLSAGLYLLAAGAAATSAMLLYLSIEAARGRWRRFRNGTLAAFGTTLVALVAEGLWRLF
- a CDS encoding HAD family hydrolase; this translates as MATILVDLDGTLLPLDAWNPVFAEICKAIAERAGAPPDEVWRRAREKNLILMRRLDWRAFDWQQLFDAVAEELGAGRAPSVLEVLDKHLPRFRPTDGALEALRELRAMGHRVEIATNGHASYQLPVIRRLGLDEIVDGVRTSDAYRCPKTCPQYFQDADLMVGDNPIFDVYFPKRFGLLAIFYGDWEREAAEHSRRLAISIDAVRPDHVVKNLKELPDAVRRVLALR
- a CDS encoding mechanosensitive ion channel family protein, whose product is MLLQFGINWDKLVSDLINYSIEGAVAILIILIAWVVGSVVGRAVNRLVERTGLEKAFDKTDVGKAFRAAGIDLSNLIGMLVTAFIVVIGVVIAIGYLRIGGEAGALLAQVAQYLPRLIGGIILLTVGVILVALLTDYIGKLMTGLFPKQFVEIGEMLRNLLLIGLIALIVSVALDLMLFTGPLVYPLILGTVIIGAGIFIGHTIVRNIVEDHGEFASVAPYAKFLLYLIFLMVGLGAIFANFPNTAHVVQNVAWGVAIAAGIMLAPIIYTLAKKMIKEEIKE